In Pengzhenrongella sicca, a single genomic region encodes these proteins:
- a CDS encoding ABC transporter ATP-binding protein has translation MAFDGIQHERGGPQPGGHVLVATDLVRRYGDLTAVDGVSFHIDPGETFGLLGPNGAGKTTTISMVAGLIPADAGSVTVAGRPMGPGEVDVKRHIGLVPQDLAIYPELTARENLMFFGRLQGLRGKELSHRIDEVLELIALTDRAKDPTKEYSGGMKRRLNIAVGLLHQPALLILDEPTVGVDPQSRNAILESVEALSVGGMAVLYTTHYMEEAERLCDRIAIIDSGRIQAEGTRSELITLTGGVDTIRLAGAGQSAAILSGLRALPAVEQVAADGNTLTLTVRDAPTAVASIVTTATDAGMTLTEVEITRPDLESVFLHLTGKALRD, from the coding sequence GTGGCATTCGACGGGATCCAGCACGAACGCGGTGGACCGCAACCTGGTGGGCACGTGCTCGTCGCGACCGACCTGGTCCGCCGGTACGGCGACCTGACCGCCGTCGACGGCGTCTCGTTCCACATCGACCCCGGCGAGACCTTCGGCCTGCTCGGCCCGAACGGCGCGGGCAAGACCACCACCATCTCGATGGTCGCCGGTCTCATCCCCGCCGACGCCGGCTCCGTGACGGTCGCGGGCAGGCCGATGGGTCCGGGCGAGGTCGACGTCAAGCGGCACATCGGCCTCGTCCCGCAGGATCTCGCGATCTACCCCGAGCTCACCGCACGCGAGAACCTCATGTTCTTCGGCCGGCTCCAGGGCCTGCGCGGCAAGGAGCTCTCGCACCGCATCGACGAGGTGCTCGAGCTCATCGCGCTGACCGACCGGGCCAAGGACCCGACGAAGGAGTACTCCGGCGGGATGAAGCGGCGGCTGAACATCGCCGTCGGCCTCCTGCACCAGCCTGCGCTGCTGATCCTCGACGAGCCGACGGTCGGCGTCGACCCGCAGTCACGCAACGCGATCCTCGAGTCCGTCGAGGCGCTGTCGGTCGGCGGCATGGCCGTGCTCTACACGACCCACTACATGGAGGAGGCCGAGCGCCTCTGTGACCGGATCGCGATCATCGATTCCGGCCGCATCCAGGCCGAGGGCACCCGGAGCGAGCTCATCACGCTCACCGGTGGCGTGGACACGATCCGGCTGGCCGGCGCAGGCCAGAGCGCCGCGATTCTCTCGGGCCTGCGCGCCCTGCCCGCCGTCGAGCAGGTCGCCGCGGACGGGAACACGCTCACCCTGACCGTGCGCGACGCCCCCACGGCGGTCGCGAGCATCGTCACGACGGCGACCGACGCCGGGATGACGCTCACCGAGGTCGAGATCACCCGGCCGGACCTCGAGTCGGTGTTCCTGCACCTGACCGGCAAAGCCCTGAGGGACTGA
- a CDS encoding NYN domain-containing protein, which produces MDITPEGGRRLRCALFVDFDNVYIGLQRLDPSAAEAFAGSPAHWLAGLETGSDADGEFTRRFLVRSCYLNPSVFSQFRPNFTRAGFSVVDCPSLTQQGKSSADINLVLDAVDALSAETRYDEFVILSADADFTPLALRCRAADRRVTIITAGPAASAYRAVADTVITADELAEIVKHPEQVELDDTPAPAPVAAPGNGTGRASAPSSSSAAARASGPVTNSPARKPVLRLVRAADRPLTGSVVAQAAQKADPSLVTSNWEKTGAFFPWLARAVPELQATARPAPGFVWDPKRFSEADVPSADAVDLPPLQRQVVDVTDIPNLPAESYRILLSALAEDVRAVPFARAETSRRVRDACQAAGAKIGRGSVNTVIAGVLYAGLDLAAKPSAREVAETWADNVIGLCRGARMELGPQAVNAIRAWVGGGLLSS; this is translated from the coding sequence ATGGACATCACCCCCGAGGGCGGGCGGCGGCTGCGTTGCGCCCTGTTCGTCGACTTCGACAACGTGTACATCGGGCTCCAACGGCTCGACCCGAGCGCGGCCGAGGCGTTCGCCGGGTCGCCGGCGCACTGGCTCGCTGGGCTCGAGACCGGTAGCGACGCCGACGGCGAGTTCACTCGGCGCTTCCTCGTGCGCTCCTGCTACCTCAACCCGTCCGTGTTCTCGCAGTTCCGGCCGAACTTCACGCGGGCCGGCTTCAGCGTCGTGGACTGCCCGTCGCTCACCCAGCAGGGCAAGAGCAGCGCCGACATCAACCTCGTGCTCGACGCGGTCGACGCCCTGAGCGCCGAGACCCGGTACGACGAGTTCGTCATCCTCTCCGCCGACGCCGACTTCACCCCCCTCGCGCTGCGCTGCCGCGCGGCCGATCGGCGGGTCACGATCATCACCGCCGGTCCCGCGGCGAGCGCCTACCGCGCCGTCGCCGACACGGTGATCACGGCGGACGAGCTCGCCGAGATCGTCAAGCACCCCGAGCAGGTCGAGCTCGACGACACGCCGGCACCCGCCCCGGTCGCCGCGCCCGGCAACGGCACCGGCCGGGCGTCGGCGCCGTCGTCATCCAGCGCGGCCGCGCGGGCGTCCGGACCTGTCACCAACAGCCCTGCGCGGAAGCCGGTCCTGCGCCTGGTGCGCGCGGCCGACCGCCCGTTGACCGGGAGCGTGGTGGCCCAGGCGGCGCAAAAGGCCGACCCGTCGCTCGTCACCTCGAACTGGGAGAAGACCGGCGCGTTCTTCCCTTGGCTCGCGCGCGCCGTCCCTGAGTTGCAGGCCACCGCGCGCCCGGCTCCGGGGTTCGTCTGGGACCCCAAGCGCTTCAGCGAGGCCGACGTGCCCAGCGCCGACGCCGTCGACCTGCCGCCCCTGCAACGTCAGGTGGTCGACGTCACCGACATCCCCAACCTCCCCGCGGAGAGCTACCGCATCCTGCTCTCGGCCCTGGCCGAGGACGTCCGCGCCGTCCCGTTCGCCCGCGCCGAGACCTCGCGGCGGGTGCGCGACGCGTGCCAGGCCGCCGGCGCGAAGATCGGCCGCGGCTCGGTGAACACCGTGATCGCCGGGGTCCTGTACGCCGGGCTCGACCTCGCGGCCAAGCCCTCGGCCCGCGAGGTCGCCGAGACCTGGGCGGACAACGTCATCGGGCTCTGCCGCGGGGCTCGGATGGAGCTCGGCCCGCAGGCGGTCAACGCCATCCGGGCCTGGGTCGGCGGGGGACTGCTCAGTTCCTGA
- a CDS encoding AraC family transcriptional regulator, whose translation MIAALNHLVDYVETRLTEEIDLAGLANGFGTTEYHLRRMFSSLAGMPISEYIRRRRMTLAASDVVAGDDLLGIAVRYGYGSTEAFGRAFRAVHGTRPGDVRRDGGPLRSQPQLRFRLTVEGSTSMDTRIVERPTFRLIGHAAQVPLIHEGINPHIQEHIASIPESEHLRLKSLSNTEPTGLLQVSSDVDPDYIEGSDLSYLHGVAISEETPAPADLDAVDVPAGTWAVFRSAGPYPSTLQATWAATATEWFPSNPWRLRQGPSVVAVLDRAPDFSTATCELWLPVERA comes from the coding sequence GTGATCGCAGCACTGAACCACCTCGTCGACTATGTCGAGACGCGCCTGACCGAGGAGATCGACCTCGCCGGACTTGCGAACGGATTCGGCACGACCGAGTACCACCTGCGGCGGATGTTCTCGTCCCTCGCGGGCATGCCGATCTCGGAGTACATCCGTCGCCGACGCATGACGCTTGCAGCATCCGACGTCGTCGCGGGCGATGACCTTCTCGGCATCGCGGTGCGATACGGCTACGGCTCGACCGAAGCGTTCGGTCGCGCATTCCGGGCGGTGCACGGCACTCGCCCCGGCGACGTGCGCCGCGACGGCGGCCCCCTTCGTTCACAACCACAGCTCAGGTTTCGCCTGACCGTCGAAGGGAGCACGTCCATGGACACCCGCATCGTTGAACGACCCACGTTCCGCCTGATCGGCCACGCAGCACAGGTGCCGCTGATTCACGAGGGCATCAACCCCCACATCCAGGAGCACATCGCGTCCATACCCGAGTCCGAGCACCTGCGCCTCAAGAGCCTGAGCAACACCGAGCCCACCGGACTGCTCCAGGTGAGCTCCGACGTCGACCCCGACTACATCGAGGGAAGCGACCTGAGCTACCTCCACGGCGTCGCGATCAGCGAGGAGACGCCGGCACCCGCGGATCTCGACGCCGTCGACGTCCCTGCAGGCACGTGGGCAGTCTTCCGCAGCGCCGGGCCGTACCCGTCCACGTTGCAGGCGACGTGGGCAGCCACCGCCACCGAGTGGTTCCCGTCCAATCCCTGGCGCTTGCGCCAGGGCCCGTCCGTCGTGGCGGTCCTGGATCGAGCCCCAGACTTCAGCACGGCAACCTGCGAACTCTGGCTGCCGGTAGAGCGCGCATAG
- a CDS encoding DUF998 domain-containing protein: MIPTTTSTGNASLSSATRSPVSRATTSLLGCGVVVGPLYVVTSLVQASTREGFDLGRHQWSLLMNGELGWVQITNVVLCGVMVVAFALGLRRALTGGRGARWAPRLIAVFGGSLIAAAIFRADPALGFPVGTPQGPGTVSWHGLLHIAAGGIGFSCFAAACFVLARRYAVEGRRGWAVFSRFAGVALLGGFAMVGSGQGSVASNLVFTGTVVLVWAWMSAVAVDRYRDLGLVTIG; this comes from the coding sequence ATGATTCCCACCACCACGAGCACAGGAAATGCGTCCCTCAGCTCGGCAACCCGTTCACCGGTGTCCCGCGCGACCACGTCGCTTCTCGGGTGCGGCGTCGTCGTCGGCCCGCTCTACGTGGTCACCTCGCTCGTCCAGGCCTCGACCCGGGAGGGTTTCGACCTCGGCCGGCACCAGTGGAGCCTGTTGATGAACGGCGAGCTCGGCTGGGTTCAGATCACCAACGTCGTCCTGTGCGGCGTCATGGTCGTTGCGTTTGCGCTCGGGCTGCGTCGCGCCCTGACCGGCGGCCGCGGTGCGCGCTGGGCACCGCGACTCATCGCGGTCTTTGGCGGCAGCCTGATCGCGGCGGCGATCTTCCGCGCCGACCCCGCCCTCGGCTTCCCCGTGGGAACCCCGCAGGGGCCCGGGACGGTCTCGTGGCACGGGCTGCTCCACATCGCCGCCGGCGGGATCGGGTTCTCGTGCTTCGCCGCGGCCTGCTTCGTCCTCGCCCGCCGGTACGCCGTGGAGGGGCGGCGCGGCTGGGCGGTGTTCTCGCGCTTCGCCGGCGTCGCCCTTCTCGGCGGGTTCGCGATGGTCGGGTCCGGACAGGGCAGCGTCGCCAGCAATCTCGTCTTCACCGGGACCGTCGTTCTCGTCTGGGCTTGGATGAGCGCGGTAGCGGTCGATCGCTACCGCGACCTCGGCCTCGTCACGATCGGCTGA
- a CDS encoding YciI family protein, translating to MRYVVLLKGNQPATPPPAGLMEGIFALGEEATRAGVMLDNAGLAPSAAGARVQVADGRLSVTDGPFAESKEMISYAVYEVASKEDAVEWTSRFMKLHQDLWQGWEGEAEILKALGPEDFAPPA from the coding sequence ATGCGCTACGTCGTCTTGCTCAAGGGAAACCAGCCCGCCACGCCGCCGCCCGCCGGCCTGATGGAAGGGATCTTCGCTCTCGGCGAGGAAGCCACGCGGGCGGGGGTGATGCTCGACAACGCCGGGCTCGCGCCGAGCGCCGCCGGGGCCCGCGTCCAGGTCGCGGACGGACGGCTGAGCGTCACCGACGGACCGTTCGCCGAGTCCAAGGAGATGATCAGCTACGCCGTCTACGAGGTGGCGTCGAAGGAGGACGCCGTCGAGTGGACGTCCCGGTTCATGAAGCTTCACCAAGACCTGTGGCAGGGCTGGGAAGGAGAGGCGGAGATCCTCAAGGCCCTCGGGCCCGAGGACTTCGCGCCGCCGGCCTGA
- a CDS encoding RNA polymerase sigma factor encodes MTVLQADDAARRAVEAVWRIEAGRLVAGLTRMTRDFGLAEEVAHDALVLALEQWPKAGIPANPAGWLMTTAKRRAIDRHRREATHQRALQVLSRDREIAESADGSSAIDDAMDDQIRDDLLRLVFTACHPALSLESRVALTLRCVGGLTTPQIARGFLVSDATIGQRISRAKRTLQTEHATFELPTPAEMRERLSSVLEVIYLIFNEGYAATSGEQWMRPALCHEALRLGRLVAGLAPGEPEVHGLVALMELQSARIPARATSVGEPVLLQDQDRRRWDRLLIRRGIAALERAESTGRPVGAYSIQAAIAACHARALTIEETDWEHVAELYEVLGDVWPGPVVELNRAVAMGMAFGPAAGLELVDALTDSRELRTYPMLPAVRADLLQKLGRTAEARREFEQAAALTQNESERGILLRRAAECR; translated from the coding sequence ATGACGGTGCTCCAGGCCGACGACGCGGCGCGCCGCGCGGTCGAGGCGGTGTGGCGCATCGAGGCGGGACGGCTGGTGGCCGGTCTGACCCGGATGACGAGGGACTTCGGTCTGGCGGAGGAGGTCGCCCACGACGCGCTCGTCCTGGCCCTCGAGCAGTGGCCCAAGGCCGGCATCCCGGCAAACCCCGCTGGGTGGCTCATGACCACGGCGAAGCGTCGCGCGATCGACCGGCACCGCCGCGAGGCGACCCACCAGCGCGCTCTCCAGGTCCTGAGCCGCGATCGGGAGATCGCGGAGTCGGCGGACGGGTCGAGTGCGATCGACGACGCGATGGACGACCAGATCCGGGACGACCTGCTGCGGCTCGTGTTCACCGCGTGCCACCCTGCGTTGTCCCTGGAGTCCCGCGTGGCGCTGACCCTACGGTGCGTCGGGGGCCTGACGACGCCTCAGATCGCCCGGGGGTTCCTGGTCTCCGACGCGACGATCGGACAGCGGATCAGTCGCGCGAAGCGCACCCTCCAGACCGAGCACGCCACCTTCGAGCTGCCCACCCCCGCGGAGATGCGGGAGCGGCTCAGCTCCGTGCTCGAGGTGATCTACCTGATCTTCAACGAGGGGTACGCCGCGACCTCGGGCGAGCAGTGGATGCGCCCGGCGCTCTGTCACGAGGCGCTGCGTCTGGGTCGCCTGGTCGCTGGGCTCGCGCCCGGCGAGCCGGAGGTGCACGGGTTGGTGGCCCTGATGGAGCTTCAGTCGGCACGGATTCCCGCCCGGGCGACGAGCGTGGGGGAGCCCGTGCTCCTGCAGGACCAGGACCGCAGGCGCTGGGACCGGTTGCTCATCCGGCGGGGTATCGCGGCGCTCGAGCGGGCCGAGTCGACGGGACGGCCGGTGGGTGCCTACTCCATCCAGGCGGCGATCGCGGCCTGTCACGCCAGGGCACTGACCATCGAGGAGACCGACTGGGAACACGTGGCCGAGCTCTACGAGGTGCTCGGCGACGTGTGGCCCGGCCCCGTGGTCGAGCTCAACCGGGCCGTCGCCATGGGCATGGCGTTCGGGCCCGCGGCCGGACTCGAGCTCGTCGACGCGTTGACCGACTCGCGCGAGCTTCGGACCTACCCGATGCTCCCCGCCGTTCGTGCCGACCTGTTGCAGAAGCTCGGCCGAACGGCCGAGGCCCGGCGGGAGTTCGAACAGGCCGCCGCGCTGACGCAGAACGAGAGCGAGCGCGGGATCCTGCTCCGGCGGGCCGCGGAATGCCGCTGA
- a CDS encoding TetR/AcrR family transcriptional regulator, with product MGRQRQPLIAERLLDECTDYALEHGLPDRLEPLVRATGTSARMLLYHFDTRDGLLRAILRQARKHQLDAFGDLLRVRPDEEYTVTLARAWTAMTGPDGQPYLRMFGQLREDAEQHLWPGFRRIATTDWLGPLEDGLRTIGRPESATLVLAVIRGLLMDLDATGDTTRTDRAFHDLLIALEHAPGDERTAATRAIPRQQRDRREQYPER from the coding sequence GTGGGCAGACAACGGCAGCCATTGATTGCGGAGCGGCTCCTGGACGAGTGCACCGATTACGCCCTCGAACATGGTCTCCCCGACCGGCTCGAGCCGCTGGTCCGCGCGACCGGCACGTCGGCTCGCATGCTCCTCTACCACTTCGACACCCGTGACGGCCTGCTGCGCGCGATCCTTCGCCAGGCACGGAAGCACCAGCTCGACGCCTTCGGTGACCTCTTGCGAGTCCGACCTGACGAGGAGTACACCGTCACCCTGGCTCGCGCGTGGACCGCGATGACCGGTCCGGACGGACAGCCCTACCTGCGCATGTTTGGTCAGCTACGAGAAGACGCGGAGCAGCACCTCTGGCCCGGCTTCCGACGGATCGCGACGACTGACTGGCTGGGGCCGCTCGAAGACGGCTTGCGCACTATCGGTCGACCCGAGTCGGCCACCCTGGTCCTCGCCGTCATCCGCGGCCTGCTGATGGACCTCGACGCCACCGGCGACACCACCCGCACCGACCGGGCTTTCCACGACCTCCTCATCGCCCTCGAGCACGCCCCAGGCGACGAACGCACCGCGGCCACGCGGGCCATCCCCCGCCAACAGCGCGATCGACGAGAGCAGTATCCAGAGAGGTAA
- a CDS encoding alpha/beta hydrolase, producing the protein MRVVFVHGACVRDGEWWWHRMADVLQERGVSSVAPTLPSCGEAGAPAGAAGPGLPEDVAAVRQVLRDGAEPTIVVAHSYGGIVTAEAAAGIASVWHLLLVSSYLPEIGQSLSEFGGDGPAPFLDADLDAGTFGVRPELLVGTFLQDCDPDVQAEAAHHLARQSLHVTGQPVGAAAWQQVPSTYLVCAEDRGTPAHLQREFARKAERVVEMNTGHHPFLSRPDAVRDLLLSL; encoded by the coding sequence ATGAGAGTGGTGTTCGTGCACGGAGCGTGCGTGCGAGACGGCGAGTGGTGGTGGCACCGCATGGCGGATGTGCTGCAGGAACGGGGCGTGTCGAGTGTGGCGCCGACGTTGCCGAGCTGCGGCGAGGCGGGCGCGCCGGCGGGAGCGGCGGGTCCGGGACTGCCCGAGGACGTCGCGGCGGTGCGCCAGGTACTGCGGGACGGCGCCGAGCCGACCATCGTCGTCGCGCACAGCTATGGCGGCATCGTCACTGCGGAAGCCGCCGCCGGAATCGCCTCGGTCTGGCACCTCCTCTTGGTCTCCAGCTACCTGCCCGAGATCGGGCAAAGCCTGTCGGAGTTCGGCGGCGACGGGCCCGCTCCCTTCCTCGACGCGGACCTTGACGCTGGCACGTTCGGGGTCCGCCCCGAGCTGCTCGTCGGCACGTTCCTGCAGGATTGCGACCCGGATGTCCAGGCAGAAGCGGCGCACCACCTCGCGCGGCAGAGCCTGCACGTCACCGGACAACCGGTCGGGGCGGCCGCCTGGCAGCAGGTGCCCTCGACCTACCTGGTGTGCGCCGAGGACAGGGGCACCCCGGCACATCTGCAGCGTGAATTCGCCCGCAAGGCCGAGCGCGTCGTCGAGATGAACACCGGCCACCATCCGTTCCTGTCCCGACCCGACGCCGTTCGCGACCTGCTTCTGAGCCTTTGA
- a CDS encoding nuclear transport factor 2-like protein, whose translation MSNDQELLLKAYAAYNSQNIDGLLAVVGQDVDWPDGPNRLRGKAAVKALVADQWTRTVTVDRPATLVRFRRSLAWTSPWSMSGEAPDRVKHVGSPSRGPASVDRNPSIRKMGACLT comes from the coding sequence ATGAGCAACGATCAGGAACTCCTGTTGAAGGCCTACGCGGCGTACAACAGCCAGAACATCGATGGCCTGCTTGCCGTCGTCGGCCAGGATGTCGACTGGCCGGACGGACCCAACAGGCTGCGGGGTAAGGCCGCCGTCAAGGCCTTGGTGGCCGACCAGTGGACGCGCACCGTCACTGTCGACCGGCCGGCAACACTGGTGCGCTTCCGCAGGTCACTTGCATGGACGAGTCCATGGTCGATGTCTGGCGAGGCACCCGATCGGGTGAAGCACGTCGGTTCCCCTTCACGGGGTCCGGCGTCAGTCGATCGGAATCCCAGCATCAGAAAAATGGGGGCATGTCTGACATGA